Proteins encoded by one window of Macaca mulatta isolate MMU2019108-1 chromosome 10, T2T-MMU8v2.0, whole genome shotgun sequence:
- the ADAM33 gene encoding disintegrin and metalloproteinase domain-containing protein 33 isoform X16 has protein sequence MGWRPGRARGSPFLLLLLLLLLWPVPGAGVLPGHIPGQSVTPYWVLDGRPWRTVSLEEPVLKPDMGLVALEAEGQELLLELEKNHRLLAPGYIETHYAPDGRPVVLAPNHKDHCHYQGRVRGFPNSWVVLCTCSGMSGLITLSSNASYYLRPWPPRGSKDFSTHKIFRMEQLFTWKGACGHRDPGDKAGMASLPGAPQSRDRREARRTGRYLELYIVADHTLFLTQQRNLNHTKQRLLEVANYVDQLLRTLDIQVVLTGLEVWTERDRSRVTQDANATLWAFLQWRRRLWAQRPHDSTQLLTGRAFQGATVGLAPVEGMCRAESSGGVSTDHSELPIGAAATMAHEIGHSLGLSHDPDGCCVEAAAESGGCVMAAATGRHPFPRVFSACSRRQLRAFFRKGGGACLSNAPDSGLPVLPARCGNGFVEAGEECDCGSGQECRDLCCFAHNCSLRPGAQCAHGDCCAHCLLKPAGALCRQAMGDCDLPEFCTGISSHCPPDVYLLDGSPCARGSGYCWDGACPTLEQQCQQLWGPGSHPAPEACFQVVNSAGDAHGNCGQDSKGHFLPCAGRDVLCGKLQCQGGKPSLLTPHMVPVDSTVHLDGHEVTCRGVLALPGAQLDLLGLGMVEPGTQCGPRMVCQSRRCENTAFQELHRCLTACHSHGVCNSNHNCHCAPGWAPPFCDNPGFGGSTDSGPVQPENRDTFLLAMLLSVLLPLLPGAGLAWCCYRLPGAHLQRCSWGCRRDPACSGPKDGPHRDHPLGGVHPMELGPTATGQPWALGPENSHEPSSHPEKPVARSPA, from the exons ATGGGCTGGAGACCCGGGAGAGCTCGGGGGTCCCCGTtcctgctgctgctactgctccTGCTGCTCTGGCCAGTGCCTGGCGCCGGGGTGCTTCCAG GACATATCCCTGGGCAGTCAGTCACCCCCTACTGGGTCCTGGATGGACGACCCTGGCGCACTGTCAGCCTGGAGGAGCCG GTCTTGAAGCCAGACATGGGGCTGGTGGCCCTGGAGGCTGAAGGCCAGGAGCTCCTGCTTGAGCTGGAGAAGAACCA CAGGCTGCTGGCCCCAGGATACATAGAAACCCACTACGCCCCAGATGGGCGGCCAGTGGTGCTGGCCCCCAACCACAAG GATCATTGCCACTACCAAGGGCGAGTAAGGGGCTTCCCCAACTCCTGGGTAGTCCTCTGCACCTGCTCTGGGATGAG TGGCCTGATCACCCTCAGCAGCAATGCCAGCTATTATCTGCGTCCCTGGCCGCCCCGGGGCTCCAAGGACTTCTCAACCCACAAGATCTTCCGGATGGAGCAGCTGTTCACCTGGAAAGGAGCCTGTGGCCATAGAGATCCTGGGGACAAAGCGGGCATGGCCAGCCTTCCTGGGGCTCCCCAGAGCAGG GACAGGCGAGAAGCGCGCAGGACCGGGAGGTACCTGGAACTGTACATTGTGGCAGACCACACCCTG TTCTTGACCCAGCAGCGAAACTTGAACCACACCAAACAGCGTCTCCTGGAAGTCGCCAACTACGTGGACCAG CTTCTCAGGACTCTGGACATTCAGGTGGTGCTGACCGGTCTGGAAGTGTGGACCGAGCGGGACCGCAGCCGCGTCACGCAGGACGCCAACGCCACGCTCTGGGCCTTCCTGCAGTGGCGACGGAGGCTGTGGGCGCAGCGGCCCCACGACTCCACGCAGCTGCTCAC GGGCCGCGCCTTCCAGGGCGCCACAGTGGGCCTGGCGCCCGTCGAGGGCATGTGCCGCGCCGAGAGCTCGGGAGGCGTGAGCACG GACCATTCGGAGCTCCCCATTGGCGCCGCAGCCACCATGGCCCATGAGATTGGCCACAGCCTCGGCCTCAGCCACGACCCCGACGGCTGCTGCGTGGAGGCTGCGGCCGAGTCCGGAGGCTGCGTCATGGCTGCGGCCACCGG TAGGCACCCGTTCCCGCGCGTGTTCAGCGCCTGCAGCCGCCGCCAGCTGCGTGCCTTCTTCCGCAAGGGGGGCGGCGCGTGCCTCTCCAATGCCCCGGACTCCGGACTCCCAGTGCTGCCGGCGCGCTGCGGGAACGGCTTTGTGGAGGCGGGCGAGGAGTGTGACTGCGGCTCTGGCCAG GAGTGCCGCGACCTCTGCTGCTTTGCTCACAACTGCTCGCTGCGCCCGGGGGCCCAGTGCGCCCACGGGGACTGCTGCGCGCACTGCCTG CTGAAGCCGGCTGGAGCGCTGTGCCGCCAGGCCATGGGCGACTGTGACCTCCCTGAGTTCTGCACGGGCATCTCCTCCCACTGTCCCCCAGACGTTTACCTACTGGACGGCTCACCCTGTGCCAGGGGCAGTGGCTACTGCTGGGATGGCGCATGTCCCACGCTGGAGCAGCAGTGCCAGCAGCTCTGGGGGCCTG GCTCCCATCCAGCCCCCGAGGCCTGTTTCCAGGTGGTGAACTCTGCGGGAGATGCCCACGGGAACTGCGGCCAGGACAGCAAGGGCCACTTCCTGCCCTGTGCAGGGAG GGATGTCCTGTGTGGGAAGCTACAGTGCCAGGGCGGAAAGCCCAGCCTGCTCACACCGCACATGGTGCCAGTGGACTCCACCGTTCACCTAGATGGCCATGAAGTGACCTGTCGGGGAGTGTTGGCACTCCCTGGTGCCCAGCTGGACCTGCTTGGCCTGGGCATGGTAGAACCAGGCACCCAGTGTGGACCTAGAATG GTGTGCCAGAGTAGGCGCTGCGAGAACACCGCCTTCCAGGAGCTGCATCGCTGCCTGACTGCCTGCCACAGCCATGGG GTTTGCAATAGCAACCATAactgccactgtgctccaggctgggcTCCACCCTTCTGTGACAACCCAGGCTTTGGTGGCAGCACGGACAGTGGCCCTGTGCAGCCTGAAA ACCGTGACACCTTCCTGCTGGCCATGCTCCTCAGCGTCCTGCTGCCTCTGCTCCCAGGGGCTGGCCTGGCCTGGTGTTGCTACCGACTCCCAGGAGCCCATCTGCAGCGAtgcagctggggctgcaggaggGACCCTGCGTGCAGTGG GCCCAAGGATGGCCCACACAGGGACCACCCCCTGGGCGGCGTTCACCCCATGGAGTTGGGACCCACAGCCACTGGACAGCCCTGGGCCCTGG GCCCCGAGAACTCTCATGAGCCCAGCAGCCACCCTGAGAAGCCTGTGGCCCGCAGTCCCGCCTGA
- the ADAM33 gene encoding disintegrin and metalloproteinase domain-containing protein 33 isoform X8 — protein sequence MGWRPGRARGSPFLLLLLLLLLWPVPGAGVLPGHIPGQSVTPYWVLDGRPWRTVSLEEPVLKPDMGLVALEAEGQELLLELEKNHRLLAPGYIETHYAPDGRPVVLAPNHKDHCHYQGRVRGFPNSWVVLCTCSGMSGLITLSSNASYYLRPWPPRGSKDFSTHKIFRMEQLFTWKGACGHRDPGDKAGMASLPGAPQSRDRREARRTGRYLELYIVADHTLVRRPQGLAGSGMGPAQHLKPPGFLPSQFLTQQRNLNHTKQRLLEVANYVDQLLRTLDIQVVLTGLEVWTERDRSRVTQDANATLWAFLQWRRRLWAQRPHDSTQLLTGRAFQGATVGLAPVEGMCRAESSGGVSTDHSELPIGAAATMAHEIGHSLGLSHDPDGCCVEAAAESGGCVMAAATGHPFPRVFSACSRRQLRAFFRKGGGACLSNAPDSGLPVLPARCGNGFVEAGEECDCGSGQECRDLCCFAHNCSLRPGAQCAHGDCCAHCLLKPAGALCRQAMGDCDLPEFCTGISSHCPPDVYLLDGSPCARGSGYCWDGACPTLEQQCQQLWGPGSHPAPEACFQVVNSAGDAHGNCGQDSKGHFLPCAGRDVLCGKLQCQGGKPSLLTPHMVPVDSTVHLDGHEVTCRGVLALPGAQLDLLGLGMVEPGTQCGPRMVCQSRRCENTAFQELHRCLTACHSHGVCNSNHNCHCAPGWAPPFCDNPGFGGSTDSGPVQPENRDTFLLAMLLSVLLPLLPGAGLAWCCYRLPGAHLQRCSWGCRRDPACSGWAAPSHLESTVAPPAPGSPADHIHSIHPPPLLPGPENSHEPSSHPEKPVARSPA from the exons ATGGGCTGGAGACCCGGGAGAGCTCGGGGGTCCCCGTtcctgctgctgctactgctccTGCTGCTCTGGCCAGTGCCTGGCGCCGGGGTGCTTCCAG GACATATCCCTGGGCAGTCAGTCACCCCCTACTGGGTCCTGGATGGACGACCCTGGCGCACTGTCAGCCTGGAGGAGCCG GTCTTGAAGCCAGACATGGGGCTGGTGGCCCTGGAGGCTGAAGGCCAGGAGCTCCTGCTTGAGCTGGAGAAGAACCA CAGGCTGCTGGCCCCAGGATACATAGAAACCCACTACGCCCCAGATGGGCGGCCAGTGGTGCTGGCCCCCAACCACAAG GATCATTGCCACTACCAAGGGCGAGTAAGGGGCTTCCCCAACTCCTGGGTAGTCCTCTGCACCTGCTCTGGGATGAG TGGCCTGATCACCCTCAGCAGCAATGCCAGCTATTATCTGCGTCCCTGGCCGCCCCGGGGCTCCAAGGACTTCTCAACCCACAAGATCTTCCGGATGGAGCAGCTGTTCACCTGGAAAGGAGCCTGTGGCCATAGAGATCCTGGGGACAAAGCGGGCATGGCCAGCCTTCCTGGGGCTCCCCAGAGCAGG GACAGGCGAGAAGCGCGCAGGACCGGGAGGTACCTGGAACTGTACATTGTGGCAGACCACACCCTGGTGAGGAGACCCCAGGGGTTGGCGGGGTCTGGGATGGGGCCAGCTCAGCACCTCAAGCCACCAGGATTTCTGCCTTCCCAGTTCTTGACCCAGCAGCGAAACTTGAACCACACCAAACAGCGTCTCCTGGAAGTCGCCAACTACGTGGACCAG CTTCTCAGGACTCTGGACATTCAGGTGGTGCTGACCGGTCTGGAAGTGTGGACCGAGCGGGACCGCAGCCGCGTCACGCAGGACGCCAACGCCACGCTCTGGGCCTTCCTGCAGTGGCGACGGAGGCTGTGGGCGCAGCGGCCCCACGACTCCACGCAGCTGCTCAC GGGCCGCGCCTTCCAGGGCGCCACAGTGGGCCTGGCGCCCGTCGAGGGCATGTGCCGCGCCGAGAGCTCGGGAGGCGTGAGCACG GACCATTCGGAGCTCCCCATTGGCGCCGCAGCCACCATGGCCCATGAGATTGGCCACAGCCTCGGCCTCAGCCACGACCCCGACGGCTGCTGCGTGGAGGCTGCGGCCGAGTCCGGAGGCTGCGTCATGGCTGCGGCCACCGG GCACCCGTTCCCGCGCGTGTTCAGCGCCTGCAGCCGCCGCCAGCTGCGTGCCTTCTTCCGCAAGGGGGGCGGCGCGTGCCTCTCCAATGCCCCGGACTCCGGACTCCCAGTGCTGCCGGCGCGCTGCGGGAACGGCTTTGTGGAGGCGGGCGAGGAGTGTGACTGCGGCTCTGGCCAG GAGTGCCGCGACCTCTGCTGCTTTGCTCACAACTGCTCGCTGCGCCCGGGGGCCCAGTGCGCCCACGGGGACTGCTGCGCGCACTGCCTG CTGAAGCCGGCTGGAGCGCTGTGCCGCCAGGCCATGGGCGACTGTGACCTCCCTGAGTTCTGCACGGGCATCTCCTCCCACTGTCCCCCAGACGTTTACCTACTGGACGGCTCACCCTGTGCCAGGGGCAGTGGCTACTGCTGGGATGGCGCATGTCCCACGCTGGAGCAGCAGTGCCAGCAGCTCTGGGGGCCTG GCTCCCATCCAGCCCCCGAGGCCTGTTTCCAGGTGGTGAACTCTGCGGGAGATGCCCACGGGAACTGCGGCCAGGACAGCAAGGGCCACTTCCTGCCCTGTGCAGGGAG GGATGTCCTGTGTGGGAAGCTACAGTGCCAGGGCGGAAAGCCCAGCCTGCTCACACCGCACATGGTGCCAGTGGACTCCACCGTTCACCTAGATGGCCATGAAGTGACCTGTCGGGGAGTGTTGGCACTCCCTGGTGCCCAGCTGGACCTGCTTGGCCTGGGCATGGTAGAACCAGGCACCCAGTGTGGACCTAGAATG GTGTGCCAGAGTAGGCGCTGCGAGAACACCGCCTTCCAGGAGCTGCATCGCTGCCTGACTGCCTGCCACAGCCATGGG GTTTGCAATAGCAACCATAactgccactgtgctccaggctgggcTCCACCCTTCTGTGACAACCCAGGCTTTGGTGGCAGCACGGACAGTGGCCCTGTGCAGCCTGAAA ACCGTGACACCTTCCTGCTGGCCATGCTCCTCAGCGTCCTGCTGCCTCTGCTCCCAGGGGCTGGCCTGGCCTGGTGTTGCTACCGACTCCCAGGAGCCCATCTGCAGCGAtgcagctggggctgcaggaggGACCCTGCGTGCAGTGG GTGGGCAGCACCCAGTCACCTTGAGTCCACTGTGGCCCCCCCAGCCCCAGGGTCTCCTGCTGACCATATTCACAGCATTCACCCTCCACCATTGCTCCCAGGCCCCGAGAACTCTCATGAGCCCAGCAGCCACCCTGAGAAGCCTGTGGCCCGCAGTCCCGCCTGA
- the ADAM33 gene encoding disintegrin and metalloproteinase domain-containing protein 33 isoform X4 — protein MGWRPGRARGSPFLLLLLLLLLWPVPGAGVLPGHIPGQSVTPYWVLDGRPWRTVSLEEPVLKPDMGLVALEAEGQELLLELEKNHRLLAPGYIETHYAPDGRPVVLAPNHKDHCHYQGRVRGFPNSWVVLCTCSGMSGLITLSSNASYYLRPWPPRGSKDFSTHKIFRMEQLFTWKGACGHRDPGDKAGMASLPGAPQSRDRREARRTGRYLELYIVADHTLVRRPQGLAGSGMGPAQHLKPPGFLPSQFLTQQRNLNHTKQRLLEVANYVDQLLRTLDIQVVLTGLEVWTERDRSRVTQDANATLWAFLQWRRRLWAQRPHDSTQLLTGRAFQGATVGLAPVEGMCRAESSGGVSTDHSELPIGAAATMAHEIGHSLGLSHDPDGCCVEAAAESGGCVMAAATGRHPFPRVFSACSRRQLRAFFRKGGGACLSNAPDSGLPVLPARCGNGFVEAGEECDCGSGQECRDLCCFAHNCSLRPGAQCAHGDCCAHCLLKPAGALCRQAMGDCDLPEFCTGISSHCPPDVYLLDGSPCARGSGYCWDGACPTLEQQCQQLWGPGSHPAPEACFQVVNSAGDAHGNCGQDSKGHFLPCAGRDVLCGKLQCQGGKPSLLTPHMVPVDSTVHLDGHEVTCRGVLALPGAQLDLLGLGMVEPGTQCGPRMVCQSRRCENTAFQELHRCLTACHSHGVCNSNHNCHCAPGWAPPFCDNPGFGGSTDSGPVQPESTPVGGMWAGAGVVHLLRTQSPFPRSPQTVTPSCWPCSSASCCLCSQGLAWPGVATDSQEPICSDAAGAAGGTLRAVGGQHPVTLSPLWPPQPQGLLLTIFTAFTLHHCSQAPRTLMSPAATLRSLWPAVPPDPQDQVQMPRSCLW, from the exons ATGGGCTGGAGACCCGGGAGAGCTCGGGGGTCCCCGTtcctgctgctgctactgctccTGCTGCTCTGGCCAGTGCCTGGCGCCGGGGTGCTTCCAG GACATATCCCTGGGCAGTCAGTCACCCCCTACTGGGTCCTGGATGGACGACCCTGGCGCACTGTCAGCCTGGAGGAGCCG GTCTTGAAGCCAGACATGGGGCTGGTGGCCCTGGAGGCTGAAGGCCAGGAGCTCCTGCTTGAGCTGGAGAAGAACCA CAGGCTGCTGGCCCCAGGATACATAGAAACCCACTACGCCCCAGATGGGCGGCCAGTGGTGCTGGCCCCCAACCACAAG GATCATTGCCACTACCAAGGGCGAGTAAGGGGCTTCCCCAACTCCTGGGTAGTCCTCTGCACCTGCTCTGGGATGAG TGGCCTGATCACCCTCAGCAGCAATGCCAGCTATTATCTGCGTCCCTGGCCGCCCCGGGGCTCCAAGGACTTCTCAACCCACAAGATCTTCCGGATGGAGCAGCTGTTCACCTGGAAAGGAGCCTGTGGCCATAGAGATCCTGGGGACAAAGCGGGCATGGCCAGCCTTCCTGGGGCTCCCCAGAGCAGG GACAGGCGAGAAGCGCGCAGGACCGGGAGGTACCTGGAACTGTACATTGTGGCAGACCACACCCTGGTGAGGAGACCCCAGGGGTTGGCGGGGTCTGGGATGGGGCCAGCTCAGCACCTCAAGCCACCAGGATTTCTGCCTTCCCAGTTCTTGACCCAGCAGCGAAACTTGAACCACACCAAACAGCGTCTCCTGGAAGTCGCCAACTACGTGGACCAG CTTCTCAGGACTCTGGACATTCAGGTGGTGCTGACCGGTCTGGAAGTGTGGACCGAGCGGGACCGCAGCCGCGTCACGCAGGACGCCAACGCCACGCTCTGGGCCTTCCTGCAGTGGCGACGGAGGCTGTGGGCGCAGCGGCCCCACGACTCCACGCAGCTGCTCAC GGGCCGCGCCTTCCAGGGCGCCACAGTGGGCCTGGCGCCCGTCGAGGGCATGTGCCGCGCCGAGAGCTCGGGAGGCGTGAGCACG GACCATTCGGAGCTCCCCATTGGCGCCGCAGCCACCATGGCCCATGAGATTGGCCACAGCCTCGGCCTCAGCCACGACCCCGACGGCTGCTGCGTGGAGGCTGCGGCCGAGTCCGGAGGCTGCGTCATGGCTGCGGCCACCGG TAGGCACCCGTTCCCGCGCGTGTTCAGCGCCTGCAGCCGCCGCCAGCTGCGTGCCTTCTTCCGCAAGGGGGGCGGCGCGTGCCTCTCCAATGCCCCGGACTCCGGACTCCCAGTGCTGCCGGCGCGCTGCGGGAACGGCTTTGTGGAGGCGGGCGAGGAGTGTGACTGCGGCTCTGGCCAG GAGTGCCGCGACCTCTGCTGCTTTGCTCACAACTGCTCGCTGCGCCCGGGGGCCCAGTGCGCCCACGGGGACTGCTGCGCGCACTGCCTG CTGAAGCCGGCTGGAGCGCTGTGCCGCCAGGCCATGGGCGACTGTGACCTCCCTGAGTTCTGCACGGGCATCTCCTCCCACTGTCCCCCAGACGTTTACCTACTGGACGGCTCACCCTGTGCCAGGGGCAGTGGCTACTGCTGGGATGGCGCATGTCCCACGCTGGAGCAGCAGTGCCAGCAGCTCTGGGGGCCTG GCTCCCATCCAGCCCCCGAGGCCTGTTTCCAGGTGGTGAACTCTGCGGGAGATGCCCACGGGAACTGCGGCCAGGACAGCAAGGGCCACTTCCTGCCCTGTGCAGGGAG GGATGTCCTGTGTGGGAAGCTACAGTGCCAGGGCGGAAAGCCCAGCCTGCTCACACCGCACATGGTGCCAGTGGACTCCACCGTTCACCTAGATGGCCATGAAGTGACCTGTCGGGGAGTGTTGGCACTCCCTGGTGCCCAGCTGGACCTGCTTGGCCTGGGCATGGTAGAACCAGGCACCCAGTGTGGACCTAGAATG GTGTGCCAGAGTAGGCGCTGCGAGAACACCGCCTTCCAGGAGCTGCATCGCTGCCTGACTGCCTGCCACAGCCATGGG GTTTGCAATAGCAACCATAactgccactgtgctccaggctgggcTCCACCCTTCTGTGACAACCCAGGCTTTGGTGGCAGCACGGACAGTGGCCCTGTGCAGCCTGAAAGTACACCAGTGGGGGGCATGTGGGCAGGAGCTGGGGTGGTGCACCTGCTCAGGACTCAGTCCCCCTTCCCCCGATCCCCGCAGACCGTGACACCTTCCTGCTGGCCATGCTCCTCAGCGTCCTGCTGCCTCTGCTCCCAGGGGCTGGCCTGGCCTGGTGTTGCTACCGACTCCCAGGAGCCCATCTGCAGCGAtgcagctggggctgcaggaggGACCCTGCGTGCAGTGG GTGGGCAGCACCCAGTCACCTTGAGTCCACTGTGGCCCCCCCAGCCCCAGGGTCTCCTGCTGACCATATTCACAGCATTCACCCTCCACCATTGCTCCCAGGCCCCGAGAACTCTCATGAGCCCAGCAGCCACCCTGAGAAGCCTGTGGCCCGCAGTCCCGCCTGACCCCCAAG ATCAAGTCCAGATGCCAAGATCCTGCCTCTGGTGA
- the ADAM33 gene encoding disintegrin and metalloproteinase domain-containing protein 33 isoform X15 → MGWRPGRARGSPFLLLLLLLLLWPVPGAGVLPGHIPGQSVTPYWVLDGRPWRTVSLEEPVLKPDMGLVALEAEGQELLLELEKNQLLAPGYIETHYAPDGRPVVLAPNHKDHCHYQGRVRGFPNSWVVLCTCSGMSGLITLSSNASYYLRPWPPRGSKDFSTHKIFRMEQLFTWKGACGHRDPGDKAGMASLPGAPQSRDRREARRTGRYLELYIVADHTLFLTQQRNLNHTKQRLLEVANYVDQLLRTLDIQVVLTGLEVWTERDRSRVTQDANATLWAFLQWRRRLWAQRPHDSTQLLTGRAFQGATVGLAPVEGMCRAESSGGVSTDHSELPIGAAATMAHEIGHSLGLSHDPDGCCVEAAAESGGCVMAAATGHPFPRVFSACSRRQLRAFFRKGGGACLSNAPDSGLPVLPARCGNGFVEAGEECDCGSGQECRDLCCFAHNCSLRPGAQCAHGDCCAHCLLKPAGALCRQAMGDCDLPEFCTGISSHCPPDVYLLDGSPCARGSGYCWDGACPTLEQQCQQLWGPGSHPAPEACFQVVNSAGDAHGNCGQDSKGHFLPCAGRDVLCGKLQCQGGKPSLLTPHMVPVDSTVHLDGHEVTCRGVLALPGAQLDLLGLGMVEPGTQCGPRMVCQSRRCENTAFQELHRCLTACHSHGVCNSNHNCHCAPGWAPPFCDNPGFGGSTDSGPVQPENRDTFLLAMLLSVLLPLLPGAGLAWCCYRLPGAHLQRCSWGCRRDPACSGWAAPSHLESTVAPPAPGSPADHIHSIHPPPLLPGPENSHEPSSHPEKPVARSPA, encoded by the exons ATGGGCTGGAGACCCGGGAGAGCTCGGGGGTCCCCGTtcctgctgctgctactgctccTGCTGCTCTGGCCAGTGCCTGGCGCCGGGGTGCTTCCAG GACATATCCCTGGGCAGTCAGTCACCCCCTACTGGGTCCTGGATGGACGACCCTGGCGCACTGTCAGCCTGGAGGAGCCG GTCTTGAAGCCAGACATGGGGCTGGTGGCCCTGGAGGCTGAAGGCCAGGAGCTCCTGCTTGAGCTGGAGAAGAACCA GCTGCTGGCCCCAGGATACATAGAAACCCACTACGCCCCAGATGGGCGGCCAGTGGTGCTGGCCCCCAACCACAAG GATCATTGCCACTACCAAGGGCGAGTAAGGGGCTTCCCCAACTCCTGGGTAGTCCTCTGCACCTGCTCTGGGATGAG TGGCCTGATCACCCTCAGCAGCAATGCCAGCTATTATCTGCGTCCCTGGCCGCCCCGGGGCTCCAAGGACTTCTCAACCCACAAGATCTTCCGGATGGAGCAGCTGTTCACCTGGAAAGGAGCCTGTGGCCATAGAGATCCTGGGGACAAAGCGGGCATGGCCAGCCTTCCTGGGGCTCCCCAGAGCAGG GACAGGCGAGAAGCGCGCAGGACCGGGAGGTACCTGGAACTGTACATTGTGGCAGACCACACCCTG TTCTTGACCCAGCAGCGAAACTTGAACCACACCAAACAGCGTCTCCTGGAAGTCGCCAACTACGTGGACCAG CTTCTCAGGACTCTGGACATTCAGGTGGTGCTGACCGGTCTGGAAGTGTGGACCGAGCGGGACCGCAGCCGCGTCACGCAGGACGCCAACGCCACGCTCTGGGCCTTCCTGCAGTGGCGACGGAGGCTGTGGGCGCAGCGGCCCCACGACTCCACGCAGCTGCTCAC GGGCCGCGCCTTCCAGGGCGCCACAGTGGGCCTGGCGCCCGTCGAGGGCATGTGCCGCGCCGAGAGCTCGGGAGGCGTGAGCACG GACCATTCGGAGCTCCCCATTGGCGCCGCAGCCACCATGGCCCATGAGATTGGCCACAGCCTCGGCCTCAGCCACGACCCCGACGGCTGCTGCGTGGAGGCTGCGGCCGAGTCCGGAGGCTGCGTCATGGCTGCGGCCACCGG GCACCCGTTCCCGCGCGTGTTCAGCGCCTGCAGCCGCCGCCAGCTGCGTGCCTTCTTCCGCAAGGGGGGCGGCGCGTGCCTCTCCAATGCCCCGGACTCCGGACTCCCAGTGCTGCCGGCGCGCTGCGGGAACGGCTTTGTGGAGGCGGGCGAGGAGTGTGACTGCGGCTCTGGCCAG GAGTGCCGCGACCTCTGCTGCTTTGCTCACAACTGCTCGCTGCGCCCGGGGGCCCAGTGCGCCCACGGGGACTGCTGCGCGCACTGCCTG CTGAAGCCGGCTGGAGCGCTGTGCCGCCAGGCCATGGGCGACTGTGACCTCCCTGAGTTCTGCACGGGCATCTCCTCCCACTGTCCCCCAGACGTTTACCTACTGGACGGCTCACCCTGTGCCAGGGGCAGTGGCTACTGCTGGGATGGCGCATGTCCCACGCTGGAGCAGCAGTGCCAGCAGCTCTGGGGGCCTG GCTCCCATCCAGCCCCCGAGGCCTGTTTCCAGGTGGTGAACTCTGCGGGAGATGCCCACGGGAACTGCGGCCAGGACAGCAAGGGCCACTTCCTGCCCTGTGCAGGGAG GGATGTCCTGTGTGGGAAGCTACAGTGCCAGGGCGGAAAGCCCAGCCTGCTCACACCGCACATGGTGCCAGTGGACTCCACCGTTCACCTAGATGGCCATGAAGTGACCTGTCGGGGAGTGTTGGCACTCCCTGGTGCCCAGCTGGACCTGCTTGGCCTGGGCATGGTAGAACCAGGCACCCAGTGTGGACCTAGAATG GTGTGCCAGAGTAGGCGCTGCGAGAACACCGCCTTCCAGGAGCTGCATCGCTGCCTGACTGCCTGCCACAGCCATGGG GTTTGCAATAGCAACCATAactgccactgtgctccaggctgggcTCCACCCTTCTGTGACAACCCAGGCTTTGGTGGCAGCACGGACAGTGGCCCTGTGCAGCCTGAAA ACCGTGACACCTTCCTGCTGGCCATGCTCCTCAGCGTCCTGCTGCCTCTGCTCCCAGGGGCTGGCCTGGCCTGGTGTTGCTACCGACTCCCAGGAGCCCATCTGCAGCGAtgcagctggggctgcaggaggGACCCTGCGTGCAGTGG GTGGGCAGCACCCAGTCACCTTGAGTCCACTGTGGCCCCCCCAGCCCCAGGGTCTCCTGCTGACCATATTCACAGCATTCACCCTCCACCATTGCTCCCAGGCCCCGAGAACTCTCATGAGCCCAGCAGCCACCCTGAGAAGCCTGTGGCCCGCAGTCCCGCCTGA